From Mugil cephalus isolate CIBA_MC_2020 chromosome 4, CIBA_Mcephalus_1.1, whole genome shotgun sequence:
AGGCATTATGTGTATGAACCATCTGGATGACATTTTGGCACTAGTGGACACTGAGAGAGCCCAGATGAAGGAGAGTAAGTGGGTGGTTCAAAAATACCTGGAGCGCCCCCTATTGGTCCATGGCACAAAGTTTGACCTCCGTCAGTGGTTCCTTGTTACCGACTGGAACCCTCTGACTGTCTGGTTCTACAAGGAGTGCTACCTACGGTTTTCCACTCAGCCCTACTCAACAAAAACTCTGGACAGGTCAGACAAGGGTTAGACAAACAGCCCATGACTAAATATGcccacaaactaaaacattttccaaGACTTAACTTGTTGGTTATTTTCCCCAGCTCAGTCCACCTGTGCAACAACTCCATCCAGAAACACTTTCAGCCATCATGCAACCGACATCCCGGAGTGCCTGAGGACAATATGTGGTCATGCTCTCAGTTTCGGTCTTTTCTGAAGTGTCAGGGCCGCGAGGCAGAGTGGGAATCTGTGGTTGTGCCAGGCATGCAAAAAGCTGTGGTCCACGCTCTACAAACAGCCCAGGATCTGGTTGAGCCGCGGAAGGCGAGCTTTGAGCTTTATGGAGCTGATTTTATGTTGGGTAGAGATCTTAGGCCTTGGCTTCTAGAGATCAATGCTAGTCCAACTATGGCCTGTTCAACCTCTGTGACTGCGCGGCTCTGCCCTGCTGTGCAAGTGGACACATTGAGGGTTGTGCTAGACCGACGAACTGATCCTAGTGCTTACACAGGAGGCTTCCAGCTCATCTACAAACAGGTTAGACCATCTTTATTGTCAATGCGTGTTTATTTCATGGGTAATTCCACTGGGCCAAAAGGTGCCATAtatgatgaatgtttttttacttttcacttttcCAGGCTGCAGTTGAAGTTCCTCAGTATGTGGGAGTGAACCTGCTGGTGGAAGGAGCTCCCATAAAGCGATCCAGACCTCTGCTTCAAAGACAGACGGTTATTTCTGACGCACCTCTCACAGGTCATTTTGCCTCAGGCCAGTCATTTCCAGAAAAGATTGAAACAAAACCGAAAATATTTGGTCAGAAGCCCCACACAGTTGCTGCTTTTCGCCATACAGGAAAAGAGAACcaagagaaaaagaggcagcTGACATGTACCTCTCCAAAGAGGGAGTGTGAGGTGAGAGCTGAATTTCAGAACACCTCCAACGTTCGCAGGTCCTGCCGCAGTATGATGTATGAACAGCCTTTGGTGGTACACACTGAACCTCAGAGGAAAGCGCGACGGTTGGGTTCAAGCCAACGTGTCAACAGAACAACCCTTGTGCCAAGAagtctttccttttctctaaGCCCTCTTCACAGTAAGCCCCAGGTTAAACCTCATAGAGGGGGAATCTCCAGATCCTTCCTTCCTCAGACAAACTTTGAGCCCCAACACAGGACTCCCACCCGGGGCTTTCCTTCATTCCAGGGTCCTCTTCCTAGCCTGGAGGTGTTTCGGTTGCGACCAAATATCGTGGCTGGAACTACTGCTTGTTGTAATTCAGTCTTTACATCTCACCCCAGCCTCCACAAGCATCAGTTATTTCCCCAATCTCAAAGGCAAGGCATTACCAGATTTAAAGGAGAGCACAAAGGGGAACATAATTGTTAAAGGGACAAGAAGATGGAAAGCACACAGATGCTGCAGAGGTTTTGTCAGGATATTTTTTAGTCTGAAAAACACGATACCTTCCTAAAGGTTTATGCACCCCTCACAATTTTCTAACATTTTCAAAGAAAACTCaatgaaacaaatggaacaatAATACAGTATTGTAAGTATAAGTTTATTCAGAACATTAGCTAATATTATGTATCTCTGTTGTTCagtgctctgttttgttttttaaagagctTTAGAGGACTCCAGAGAAGGAGTTGTTGTTGATCTTTACACTGGAAAAGGTTACAGAACAATCTTTGAAGAGTTTGGAGACAGACGGTCAGACAAATGAAGGCGTTTTCTCCATTGAGGTGGtcgaccaacaaagatcactccaaaagCAAGAGGCATAATAGtctgagaggtcacaaaggaacccAGGGTAACTTCTTAggagctaaaggcctctctcacactggctaatgttaatgttcatgaatccaccgTCTGGAGAACCCTAAATAACCACGGTGTGATGGCAGAGTgtcaaagacactgctctccaaaaagtGCATTTCTGCCCGTCTGCAGTTGGCTAAACATCATGTAGACAGGCCAGGAGACTATTGGAAAGATATTTTGTGGACATTTGAGACTATAGTAGAATTATTTGGTGTAAtgacactgcattccagcatcagaacctcaccCTATCAGTGAAACATGGAGTTGGAAATGTCCTTTTTTGGGGCTGCTTTGCTTCATCTGGGGCCAGAATGAATtgccatcattgatggaccaatgaattctgaaatAAACTAGCAaattctaaatgtaaatgttagaacatctgtgtgtgagctgaatcttaaaaaaagaatgctttaaaaacaaattgaatGGTTTGGAATTACCAAGTCAAAGCCATGACCTTAATCCATTAGaaatgacaattcagtgttctgctgggacacatTTGGAATTAGCATTTGTGTGACTGTAatttagatatgtagcacccacctggaccagaccagacacctccaccccatagcaatgacactccttgatggcagcagtcatccccaacaggatgcagcctgacacagacacacacacaaacacaaacacaaacacagtttaggAACGCTGATCAAGTATGTATGGGATGATATAGGCCCCCAAAAACAACATCCTGCAGTCAGACACCACAAAACATCTTctgttacaactgttttggcgGCAAAATTAGGAAGGtcgtcataatgttaagcctgatcgtATTTAATctgtccagcaggtggcagtaaatGTTAAGTTATGGGACAGCATGTCTGATCAGCACATAAACCACCAAATGGGAGTGAGAGGGAATAATAATTTATGGAATAACAGTagtgaagaaattaaaacatgtacaaaactGAGTAGAGTAACACGCTTATTTAAAGACAATAACCTGGAGAAATGCaagatgaagagaaataatttaattttctctatctttctctttttgctaCTAAGTTTTTACCCTGTTTATCCTGTTTCcttttgtagttgttttattttttattttttaatccctCTCGTTTTTTCTCTTTACATATAATGATACACTGATTACAAAAATCTAGAAAAGTCACTGACTTAATCCTACTCccgttttgaaaaaaaagtccagCAGAAAACTTgctgttttgtggttttgttaaatagatgtttctgtgttttgctattttaatattttaacatgtttgaaataccatgacaaataaataaataaataagggaaaagaaaattaaaggcAGTCCTTTACTTTGTTGGTACATCTACAGTGAAGAACTTAATGGCATAAATCAGCCTCTtacaaaaatactaaatatttaaaatatttatatatagattttttttaaatttatttatttccaattcTTATTTAATTCTTCAcatgttcaaaaataaatgcaacccATTACAATCTGAATTCTGTATGTATGCCAagagcaacattttttattttaatagcagcaaatattatatataactaCTGAAATACAGTAGTTATATACTCATTCAAATGACTGGGGCTACAGATCCCACCAACTGAAATGACCGTTAAGGATATTAGTTATGAACCCAATTGCCCCATGAGTAtcaataaagtcttatcttatcttgtgaACTTCTACATAAAATTGTTTTGCAGATGGTATCTCATGACAAAAGTGAAACATGCAACTCCTCCTCAATCAAATTAATGGAAATCAACTTCAAGGGAACCACTTTAAAGGATATTAAGAACTTTTAAGTTGTCAACTGTGGGCTTAAGCTTCAGTTTCTACAAATAAACCAGATGTGCAATGAACCAACTCAGTCCTACAGCTCAGGAAGAACAGCAGACACAAGAATAATATGAAGTCGCAAAGATTGTGAGGACTGGCACATTGCACTTGGGCGTGTGTGGAACTACCTTGAGACAATTCTATGATTAAGGTGCAATCACACAGCGGAAAAATCCATTCacacaacacatgaaaataGTGATCAGTAGTATTTGTTGTGATTTATACTACTATGACATATTATGAGGCCTCTAGGAAGAATCTGGAATAACACCAATCACTGTTGACTCATACAGTAAataagaaatattaaataaatgtctccATGAAGATGCAGTTGGGTCCTGACTGTTGTCTTGAGGGACTAACTTTAACATGCTacacttttgtgtttactgGTGTGTTTGTATTAGTGGGTACAGACGGTTAACCAGCAGGAGAATCAGGCTACAGATCTGCCATTACATAAGTGTTCCCTGTGACATGAATGTTGTTTTCACGcagattctctctctctcactctctcactcacacacacacacacacatacacacacacacacacacacacacacacacacacagtcaaagcCAATTTCCacgggaaaaaaatactttattaataCACTTATATAATGTATATCAACATTTATAGACAAAATATGTACATCCAACATCTTTCATGTAGGTCCCAAAATATAAAATCTCAAGTACCTCTTTCTATAGAAAACTAGTCTTCTGGTAAAACGTTTACATTCACTTCTCCCCTCCTTACTCCTTTGTCTCCAGTATTCAAACGCAGTACAGAGAATACACATCTGAGATTTATCAGCTTTTCACGAGTAAAAGGCAACAGCAAGAACAAACACCGGGTTTGACTTGAGCAGAAACAGATGTTGAGTACGCAGACCAGGTCCAGCACAGTGCTACAGTATGTACATAGATTCTGAGTACACAACATACATAGTCCACATTCGGCCCACCCTCCTGTCTCTTTAGGTGGACAGAGCACAAGTACGGGTatcaaaaatagaaatgtacAAGAAGTCTATTAACAATAGTTACAGAAAATCCATCTCAAGTTGTCTGTCGGTGAAAAACAAGACATCTCATTCAGTGTGGCCGTGTGGGGGCCCATTGCTTCCTTGTACCCTTACTCTTGTCTGTACACACTTGGAGATCATTTCATCTAATGGTGCAAGTCATTTTAGCGACCGGCTGAAAAGGGTATTTTCAGTAATCGTAATGGCGAGCAAAGGATATAGGCAACAAACTTTGGGTGACACATTACCGCTAACATTTGGTGCAACAGTTTCTAGAGTACAAGATGGCGTGTTTTTACCGCAACAGCCACAAGTGAGATGTGTCAGTGTTGCCGGTGTTTACactttaacagcagcatgtaaaacatttctttctttacattCAACcaagtgtatatgtgtgtgtgtgtgtgtgtgtgtgtgtgtgtgtgtgtgtgtgtgtgtgtgtgtgtgtgtgtagggcaGGTCCAGTTCATATGATACATTTATAATGAAGAATATCACTGAGCATTGAACATTCAACCTGAGCTTTGCATTCCCTCCAAATGTGGATGGATGCTGCTCTCGTCTTTCTCTCCTTGATCATTTCTACATGTCCTCTCTTTTGCTGTTTGACCTCCTCGCTGAGGAACAGAGGAGATGAATGATTGTGGATTATGGGACAGCTCAGTCACGTTCTCTGTCTCATTACTGCTTCAGCCTTTGTTACTGGGACAGGATAATCTGCCTCTtgcctcttccttcttctctcagTCTTTGGTTTCCAGGTTGAGGGGCGGTACCTGCTTTAGCGCCTGAAGGAGGGCAGGGGAGTCCATGGGGGTCTGGGATATGGCTGGGGCTGGAGAACCTCCCCTGGGAGACAGCACTAGCTGAGGTGGCCTTTCACTGGTCATGGCAGGTGAGGAGCCTCCCATGCCAGGGTAGAGCATGGGCACAGCCCCCGGATACCAGCATTTCTCTAGCATTGGCAGGTAAGCTGCAGCAGAGGGTGGAATGAGGTAGAATGGCATGCAGAGGGGGTGTTGAGGAGGAGGTGCATGGTTAGGGGATACGCTCATGTAACTACCATAACCACTGGAGGATGATGAAGTTGATGATTCTCCACCAGAGAGCAACTCATCCTCAGACGACTCCGCCCGGGGCCGTTTGTGGCGTGGCTCATCGTCCTCCTGCTTGATGTCTGAGCTCTGCCTGTCACCCAGCGGTCGCTTCTGCTGACTTTCCTGGCTGTAATAATCTGGTCGTCCCTGTGACGTGCTGGATTCAGTTTTCTCCAGCTCGCCACCATAGCcgctgtctgtgtctgtgtcactgcCGCTCTGCTCACTGCTCGGTGGCGCGTACACCCGCTGGATGACCGGCACACAGTTCCTCCCATAGCCCTCGCTGGGTTTAGGTGGTAGGCTGGTGGGCATCTCCTTGTGAGGTTGGTGCTGGTGGTAGGTGGGGATTTCCTCGGGACGAGGGCTGAGAGGGGTGCGGGGTCGGCTCTGGCTTTGGAGCACCTCTGCCGATAATTTGTGGAGATGGTTGATAACATGGGATGGCGTGAAGTCTCCATCAGTCTCGTGACTGCCTAAATACTGAAGAACTTCCTTTGCACACATGTGGAAGCCAGAGCGAAACATCTCCTCTGACTTCTCCTGGCTCACAGGAGGATGCTCTGTAAACACAATAAGAAAGCGCGCGGTCAGAAAACCTCCAACTTTACCAGTTAGGTGTGACTTTGCAGATTTTTTGTAGATTTCCGGCAACTATATTTGAAGTTACTTATTTGCCTGCAGTTCTGCATAATTCTCCCATTATGCATCGGTTTGAGTAATTTGCATTCTGTCCCAACAAAAACCATCCTGTTctatgtgtatatttgtgtgggCGTGTGTAAATGATCTGCAGCTCACCAATTTGCATGCCGCTCTGCAGGGCCAggatcttctgctgctgttgctccagAAGAGAGGTGAGGGCTTTCACATGCTTAAGCGTAAGCTCTAAAACCACAGCCTTCTCCAGATGGCCCAGAGTctgagggagacacacacagtcagcacATCCTCGCCTCTTATACAACACGTACAAAACAGGATTTGCAAGCCATGCACGCAAGGTCTGCGCTATCACACATTACCCTGTTTAGCAGCAAGTATTATTCATACTGTGTgcataaattaaactgaactgagcTTTTAAATCCCaaacttaaaacaataaaacaggagaggagcctcGTCCCCTTTAGTGTGAGCTGTCCTTCAGGCTGAGCTGCTGACGCACATCAGCGCAGATGTAATACCACTGAATAGCCACTCGATGGTGCATGCCACTAAAAGTACAGTCAATCACATTATCCCTCCCAGCCACAGCGTAAACTTACCGTGAGTTTCAGGTGCTCGGGCAACAAATCCTTCAACTGTGCGATGCATTCGTTTATCCGGTCACGTCTCTTCttctcgatcagtctgtggggCAGTTTGTAGGTTTCCTGCAGGGACGAACAGAGAATGCTGCGTAAATTCGACTGACCCGAGAGTCGATCACGATTAGAGGCGGTTACACAGATAGGGAAGAATCCGGGAGTTATGTCATAGCAGAAACTGGGTCAACCATTTATGGCACTACAGAAAGAAGAACTGGCAGTCTCATGCTTCCTTCGCAGTTTACACGTTCGAAGCTCTCCGGCGTTAAAAAGGgaggtaaataaaaacaaaaggaaaacaacccACCTTGCTTTCTTCTCCCCTCTTCATTCCCCTCCTGGGTTTATAAACGTACATTGGGAAATCCATCCTAAAGAAAAACGCACAGGAAGGAATGAGATCATGGTTTGACATGCACGACGCTGAATAAATAATAGATCAAGTGCGTTTGAGGAAAAGGCTGCACATTCTAGGGAAGATCATGTTTTCCAAGTGTAACTTACCCCTGCACGTCTGACAGATCAGCCTGGTGTTTGGACAGAGGAGGTGGTTGCGCGCTTGGAATTCGTTCCATTCCTTGTAGTCCAATAATGCTGTCAAAGTACTTCTCCAGTTCAGTcgcaaataaatacacaatttttttttttttacgcgcGGTAGTTTAGGAACTAAACCAGGATGCttcttcaaaaaataaatgttcaaaatgtcTACTAATTTCTCAGTTTAAACAGCAATCGCGTTtatgaaaatattattattatttaggtGTGATGGTTTCAAGTTAGTCCCTGTGATTTCCACGCAATGGTCCCGCAGCAGAAGGAAGTCAGCCGTCTTGGTTGCGCGTTGGGAAAGTGGGGGAGGACAGAGCGACGAGTTAAATAAACCCTCTGACTCTCCGCTCAGCCTGACCTACCTCTATCACATGAGGCTCACGTGTTAAACGGCGCTGTATCCTCGGCGGGAGGACGGCCCTCTTTCTACAGATAAGGAGCTTCGGTGGGCGGACTGCGGCGGACGTCAGGGCGGAGGGCGGCGCATGTCGGATCCCGTGTACCACCATGCTGAAGTGTATGGAAACAAGGCTGCGCGCAGTGAACGTGCTGGCACCGAACCAGTGCAGGAGTTCAACAGG
This genomic window contains:
- the LOC125006733 gene encoding class E basic helix-loop-helix protein 40-like — translated: MERIPSAQPPPLSKHQADLSDVQGMDFPMYVYKPRRGMKRGEESKETYKLPHRLIEKKRRDRINECIAQLKDLLPEHLKLTTLGHLEKAVVLELTLKHVKALTSLLEQQQQKILALQSGMQIEHPPVSQEKSEEMFRSGFHMCAKEVLQYLGSHETDGDFTPSHVINHLHKLSAEVLQSQSRPRTPLSPRPEEIPTYHQHQPHKEMPTSLPPKPSEGYGRNCVPVIQRVYAPPSSEQSGSDTDTDSGYGGELEKTESSTSQGRPDYYSQESQQKRPLGDRQSSDIKQEDDEPRHKRPRAESSEDELLSGGESSTSSSSSGYGSYMSVSPNHAPPPQHPLCMPFYLIPPSAAAYLPMLEKCWYPGAVPMLYPGMGGSSPAMTSERPPQLVLSPRGGSPAPAISQTPMDSPALLQALKQVPPLNLETKD
- the ttll3 gene encoding tubulin monoglycylase TTLL3; this translates as MPVLQSTVAPVEMRLRRSVPSLPTIKPDRLKTAKALVEKAVKLRKVFSVQGPYPVIRATLWARGWVERRSPHPAPRAPHCHGDEEEDGDVCAIDEGEKEENLDDMYDLMSRLVRNETTYFYWTTRRDHIDCRSLRNDQITNHYANAGTFTTKVGLCVNLRNLQWFDTADPDTFFPRCYRLGAEDEKHAFIEDFRRTACTSLLQHVIESSRWRGDQAEGEEQKAKNSSSEEVENVEHQFVGPEMIDMALQVCQEFLNVLRHSDIDADDETPPLIEKQRWVEFLQDYYMVVHEGALIRSSSMFVERCQATLDRLHEVCPQLDTDGLNNIWIIKPGAKSRGRGIMCMNHLDDILALVDTERAQMKESKWVVQKYLERPLLVHGTKFDLRQWFLVTDWNPLTVWFYKECYLRFSTQPYSTKTLDSSVHLCNNSIQKHFQPSCNRHPGVPEDNMWSCSQFRSFLKCQGREAEWESVVVPGMQKAVVHALQTAQDLVEPRKASFELYGADFMLGRDLRPWLLEINASPTMACSTSVTARLCPAVQVDTLRVVLDRRTDPSAYTGGFQLIYKQAAVEVPQYVGVNLLVEGAPIKRSRPLLQRQTVISDAPLTGHFASGQSFPEKIETKPKIFGQKPHTVAAFRHTGKENQEKKRQLTCTSPKRECEVRAEFQNTSNVRRSCRSMMYEQPLVVHTEPQRKARRLGSSQRVNRTTLVPRSLSFSLSPLHSKPQVKPHRGGISRSFLPQTNFEPQHRTPTRGFPSFQGPLPSLEVFRLRPNIVAGTTACCNSVFTSHPSLHKHQLFPQSQRQGITRFKGEHKGEHNC